In Pelodiscus sinensis isolate JC-2024 unplaced genomic scaffold, ASM4963464v1 ctg38, whole genome shotgun sequence, the following proteins share a genomic window:
- the LOC142823916 gene encoding uncharacterized protein LOC142823916 translates to MRPLLSPTPPRAGWQLRGGATTCTPSTGGPKGPKKKGPILVLGGAGGTARLVAGGGGPPRHPVLAPQRRDLCPHGPGARPAGPSSPDPRASPGESKGAAPGLREGQRGPGDRSQHLPPLQPAPRHPGPASPTSPAGPHRQQHAPPPVTRTTETGEGDSSSRSEDEASTATLQAPSGSPDISRASLEAEEGSTAGPSTSRGPSSPAAAAAAPPAAQPPRQRLRHQDQLLQRHVQAVERVEAASTRRVEVDLQWHQEAWGAFQPQCVRMADSIATLTARIGHAVHYGIALPHAPTSPPLALPLAPPAMAPPAPAPAPPAMAPPAPPAPAPAPPAHLPVLPAPMRPAPHVQVRPRRSAHRGHPSQE, encoded by the exons atgcggcccctgctgtccccaacgccacccagagcaggatggcagctccgGGGGGGAGCaaccacctgcacccccagcacaggaggccccaaggggccgaaaaagaagggccccatcctggtcctcgggggagctggaggcactgctagacttgtggcaggaggaggaggccctccacgACACCCGGTCCTGGCGCCGCAACGCCGAGATCTttgcccgcatggcccaggcgctcgcccagcagggccatccagcccagaccctcgAGCAAGTCCGGGCgaaagtaaaggagctgcgcctgggctacgtgagggccagcgagggccaggggacaggagccaacacctgcccccactacaaccggctccacgccatcctgggccagccagccccacaagcccCGCAGGTCCCCATCGACAGCAGCATGCgcccccccccgtcaccaggaccaccgagacaggggaaggagacagcagcagcaggtcggaggatgaggccagcactgccaccctgcaggccccctctggCAGCCCCGACATCTCCCGCGCATCCTTGGAGGCCgaggaaggatccaccg cgggaccaagcacaagccggggaccctccagccctgcagcagcggcagcggcacccccagccgcccaaccaccgAGGCAGCGGCTCCGCCACCAGGACCAGCTCCTTCAGCGCCATGTGCAGGCCGTCGAGCGCGTCGAGGCAGCCAGCACTCGGCGCGTGGAGGTGGACCTGCAGTggcaccaggaggcctggggcgcctTCCAGCCCCAGTGCGTCCGCATGGCGGATTCCATCGCAACCCTCACCGCCCGCATTGGCCATGCCGTCCACTATGGCATCGCCTTGCCCCacgcccccaccagccctcccctagcactgcccctcgcccctcctgcaatggcccctcctgcccctgctcctgcccctcctgcaatggcccctcctgcccctcctgctcctgctcctgcccctcctgcccacctccccgtgctgcctgccccgatgcggcctgccccccatgtgcaggtccgcccccgcaggagcgctcacaggggccacccctcccaggagtag